DNA sequence from the Fimbriimonadaceae bacterium genome:
TGCGTCTTGGATGCCCAGCGCGGGCAGGGTCAGCAAAGACAGCAGGGGGATTTTCAGCCGGACCGGTTCGACGCGTCCGTCTGGGAGCTGCTGTTCGTAGGTGAAGGCAACCATCTTCAACCGACCGAGCCCGTTGTTTGGATTGTCTGGATCGGGCTCGAAGCCGTGGGTCTGCACAAAGTCAGCGAAGCAGGATGCGGCGCGGGCGTCCGCGTCGATAAGGGCATTGAGCGGCATTGCGAAAAGCTCACCGAGTTCGAGAATGGTGGGGTCTTGACCGTCAGCCATGCTTGCTCCTGCGGGATTTAGATCGAAACGCTCGACTCGGCATCGGCGACCCCCTCATAAACTCGGATGCTCAGGTCGAGTTCGGTTATGCTTTGCGGTGGAAGCTTCGACAGTTTGTCGGCGTCTATGACAACCATTGCGCTGGACGTTCCCGTACCTTCGGTCGCGGACAGCCGCATCTGTGGCTCGTCCTGAATGGCAAATCTCAAACTTACGGAGACGGTCTCAATTTGGGCCTGGGGGACTTGGGTAAATCCCGTCGCACTATCGGCCGAGGAGTACAGCCCGCCAGCGTAGTCGTTCGCCAGCTTTTGGGCGTCGGTTACGGCGACAAGGATCGCCCCGAGAACATTATCGAGCGGGAGTCCGGTTGGGGCGGGTGGAGGCGTAGGTTGGCCCGGATTCAGCACGGGCTTCTCTGGGATTGCCGCGCTGCTGAACTCAGATGCCGAATCGGAATTTTTTGGCGATGCCTGCGGTTTCGCCGGCTCTTGCTTACGCCGCCAAAAATCAAAAATTCCCATAGTGAAATTCCTGCCCCCAGCGATAGGTTCGCTGGGGGCATTTTGTTATCAGGCCTACGGAACAGCCGGTAGGTCGACCTGGAAGGTGCCGGTGATCGGCGCTGGCGCTGTGCCACCCGTTGGGGTGACTGGCTGCACCGAAACGGTAAAGGGCACCGTACTGGCAGGTGTCGTCGCTGTCGGAGCTGTATAAGTTCCTGTGAACGTATAGCTGCCCTGTGCGCTTGTCGTCGTTCCTGCGCCTGTCGCTGCCGTAAAGGCGACACCGCCTGCCGCAGTCGGCAGAGTTACCGTTGCACCCGGAACTACCTTGCTGTTCGAGTCGATGACGGTGATCGTCACATCGAACGAGTGTGCAGTGCCGCTTGGTGCATAGGAAGTCTGATCGAAGTTCATGCGTCCAGAAGATGGCGTGACCTGCATCGTAATGCCGTCCTGAAGGATTTGCAGGACCTTGGCAAGGCCAGCGGGCATGTCGGTCTGTCCGGCCTCGACGTGGACGTCCATCGTGTACTCCACGGAGTACTTGGAGTCTTGCGTCGCTTTCGAGTCCTTCTTGCTGCTGTAGCTCGCGGACATGTCGAATTTGACACCCCAGAAGGAGCCGCCAACCGTGGCGGATGCGCCAACCGTTTGCGAACTTGTGTCTTCCTGCGAAGAGGAGCTTGACGCGTTGATGTTCGCTTTGAAATCGATCGTGATCAAGTTCACGGCAATGTACGGAATCGGCACGATGGTGATGATCGGTACGATCAAGACTCGGTTGTTGCCGGAACCGTCGGTATAGGAGAAGCTGACGGTAACGGCGGTTTTATTGCCGTTTGCGTCGGTTTGCAAACCAACTTGCTGGATGAAATTGATGGTGTTGAGCGCAGACTTGCCCTGTGCTTCAATCGCTGCGTCGAGTGGTCCGCCGATGAGGCTGGAGAAAGGAATTGCGGATAGCGACTGAGTCGCCACTTGTGAAGGTGTGGTATCGATAGCCATATGTCTCCCCAATCGCATCCTTGCGCCCAGCGACCCGACCGTCCAAGCGTAGGCAAGATGCCTTGTGGAGCCACTGTATTTCTATCATAAGGCAATCTACAAAGACTTGTCAAGCAAGAAGAATCATTGCTACATCGATTCACTAAAATAAAGTGATGCAGGCAGTCTTACTCTTATCTATATTCTCTTCTGTGATGTATCAAGAGAGGCAGATAAAGCGTATTTTGTTTTAGATTTAAACGATATCACTTAAAGCAATATACAAATAAAGTGTCATTGACCTGTTCCCGATGAGCCTGCAGTGATGATAACGGGCGGCGGGTATTTGCCCATCGCGTCTATCTGCTTTCGTCTTTTGCGGGCGGTTTCCAAAACGTCGGGGCGCTTGTGGGGTGAATTTGCGGGCACGACGAACGCACGCTTGAACACCGGCCAAAACGGTTCAATGTCGTGCGAAAGATCGAAAACCATCACGCCTTGCGTCGTTCCGGTAGCTCCCTGAAGCACGTTCATCAGCCCTTCGGGGTCGTCCTTGAATT
Encoded proteins:
- a CDS encoding DUF2589 domain-containing protein, with the protein product MAIDTTPSQVATQSLSAIPFSSLIGGPLDAAIEAQGKSALNTINFIQQVGLQTDANGNKTAVTVSFSYTDGSGNNRVLIVPIITIVPIPYIAVNLITIDFKANINASSSSSQEDTSSQTVGASATVGGSFWGVKFDMSASYSSKKDSKATQDSKYSVEYTMDVHVEAGQTDMPAGLAKVLQILQDGITMQVTPSSGRMNFDQTSYAPSGTAHSFDVTITVIDSNSKVVPGATVTLPTAAGGVAFTAATGAGTTTSAQGSYTFTGTYTAPTATTPASTVPFTVSVQPVTPTGGTAPAPITGTFQVDLPAVP